In Nasonia vitripennis strain AsymCx chromosome 2, Nvit_psr_1.1, whole genome shotgun sequence, a genomic segment contains:
- the LOC100118457 gene encoding uncharacterized protein LOC100118457 isoform X1: MDLPATQAMSEDEFPATQQVVNNEKEEKTLVGTLLINKQTYSIFSGLTKIGRHPNCEIVLNSETVSKIHAEIEATSPNRPVFIKDLKSSNLTRINRGKLRPYSLYQVTDGNELIFGNVIAIFKLYQPIDDSLVSCTPQVNRKLKAIIPGTPDSSMNTSSASESDNSIIPGTQTDKIDSNFRLPGIPVRSSRSDEHRSPRVPAFTLDDLPSPLSKEKKRHDDICEAKTQRPSTSNETEGHDSSDDIYTAATQKASKIVKPVTSDENIYDMATQRPIDSDEGTDELENVTTQRLNYKYPQSSKVTDNQSINDLETQPFDAEKLNSVKRKSLDASIYSALTQKNVPDNSDNESIEDLETQQFNLANNVSIHSAATQKNDYTKSNSKSIEDLETQAFDTRKSSVFNGDLNDVSIHSAPTQKNVCNEPTETIEDLETQQVDMRKSNSSNNSSHDVSIHSAATQKNVSKDLSKSMENLETQQFDLQKKALKRESYDDSIYSATTQKVNNEAPHEFIENVETQKFDANKPEKFVVPSPFQRECNKSLDVSETERCIPVDNILESIENMETQHFVTTTTSETSTSNKVTDESIHAAEILKLRSAEPNNESIDNLETEQFINKTTNEIIDESTESMHLVDESPRISSLSFTSQNTSPVDLKDTKESSSNAGIQRIEQENEQNNTSENPNNSNLQFKEPLVSSSITYSNTTNTINDKEISVSKSVGNNEEEKSILEGENEEEMFSQNLIEDCPFAFLPEESVSNKNQSSTISQIEEKTKIKENKIINGSIFNASTNTEIHKSEAAASKSHDIINESDSETDEEGVFTNQSSNEDKCNQSSSKYTSKTGKDAVPNEADSETDEEGAFSNHLSNQSEGDVKNSKQNNDKIRENDSETDEEGVFSDRMVKEKKNQSSLSKKDNNVDSDEDIFDNIPDDDGKTELNESVILSSKPDSLIHQDLIFDDNCEEKSTIIKKSHTANTKSFEDNKINDIEVDDLASTQLINTGMTDNFLASTQVISKEKDSAKKTGENFDDLELVPTQKIVDTQYTESQFPAQNSSRRSNDRWNTNSTIDLAPTQKLTDTQLCTESQFATSINKQLNDCSNAVNKLDLASTQIITETQSCTESQFAKPVGKQLNDKCNTEKKAVVAETAPCTELQLATEINDELPNDLINRNADIEDLECKNAPTKDSNDLEQKLSLSQSKRQLEELEITCNKKVKTTDDAQNVQSDLFDNVEKDLGEMFEGPENKPSEVDQSALLTQQLENILESSQNDDSFVTDLNESKPSPTLSSGRISKTKNRRRAMLLGKADPLSPLVKPVINLNDTIERNLNKLFDDNVNNMKAYETDEMMTQQLKSILQSQDDHHMTNNEDITVTKSPVLSKTCEKKKNRLSLSVNLNASSTSKKQAKQQTPKPSCVQPSSSNKTVELQEADEYLANLKSNKTRNATDTLSDEERIHSQSSTDNEREIVYKRGMIGFSSTMRPVSTKEPVALLELKGRSFTSDSQSDGDESSILGHTKRFSLSLSKHVDLNSSLSSLSDQEVGKKLTAKPSTLSLKRTGNKHPSSSSNHPKRVLARGTRGFTSELQPIESEDLVSAASTESDEELRSLPTTSKKVCTTKLYRKVTVNLTKLSPTTVAKITSKIPTSEKGSDPDSDDSEFLKSMPSIKIAGTVDCPPTDSQLAAPSDPEDDDDSLKVPSPVDIVIPPKWNWYLQKRYDLVYKKNAVKSLKRTPKKDKDENQSDSPSLQKHEAKILSVDEILAEIDANRPIGRKRILVTPKQRRTRRRSASDSDENNVVEKTVNTRSKQAQSSTQVKGKTNSTPDQSPKFDIEMVKGNENSSFSKAQRDNSDSESESSIIPKFTPLPQFNLNVNYVDSDSDSEFEQMRLACKRTLAKPSTYAPLVRSSRGGRIPRAKRTSEKTSPVLTRRRHQSALSKCNSLNVTHTDNDRKAEILCEAGTVDQSAFVFQEAGDSSKAEGVPKTIQSRMSSLTIIRTKRSVASDVDDAQNRPPKRSKTTPVDEERPKLQQLSVLISPLSNKPLAKRFFGRFNIPDANQSSNFKQPAPVSVADPDKKRVSKVPKTLDSFVVNYNSKNITDSSDTSAIENSVVEETQNEKSNRSQTRGRAAAANRKKTKHEALTVHSNNSSKENLVVENSDVESAPYTSKARNIRLKRNLNITDPSVIKNSSKDEISNSSVESDSKTKKRGRATRQKKAMSVKEPVVTKKVATIIQDSDAEESDESEFLKKESKNKLVETIKSSHSGKSNNSKVIEAESQNEKEKDVEQMISGKSNKSDVNVTKSKRTRRVKESDLEKKDSSLDAVSKKINTRTRRGIKVDNSSLEESSSSDSAATKGNKSDQDKNVKESVLEKFNADVNKTSKNRQIKQADAIKIKSNVEESHEDEVTLDSDLGIPDPSTKPSRSSRATKTNVTLNKGTRSRKANARDQSSDSVFSESDAEKDRNVSLANKSSSSRPVRQTRARKASTNVSTVDTPSSEESQEIAEILQNSSGEEANRSRKRNARRAKNTPNSSEDTQDSESNNTQEDNVFERPVSRPKRARLVKSTKNKSSSQNNLPVDEEIRTRSPQQSSTSQKRTPSPNLPVTPSRSTPSRNRRTMSMSPMKGASYKVLFTGERSEVHRKIVAKLGGSEMEDPEKCSILVTDKVRRTYKFLCCLAQGIPIVSVAWLNDSGKAHRFLNWENYVLQDPTAEAKFKFKLKESLEKASTHRLLEGYTVLITPRITQPPVAELKGMVISSGGKPLVKPTTKWQENTVIITKEDDLQNAKKFMAKAPKSVTMHSTEFILTGILRQELSLEEFKLTV, from the exons ACGGTTTCTAAAATACATGCAGAAATTGAAGCAACATCTCCTAACAGGCctgtttttataaaagatcTTAAATCATCAAATCTGACAAGGATTAACAGA GGAAAATTAAGGCCATATTCTTTATATCAAGTAACTGATGGGAATGAGTTGATATTTGGAAATGTTATAGCAATATTTAAACTGTATCAACCAATTGATGATTCCTTAGTATCGTGTACACCTCAAGTCAACCGAAAACTGAAAGCAATCATACCTGGCACGCCTGACTCCTCAATG AATACATCATCTGCATCTGAAAGTGATAACTCCATTATACCTGGCACACAAACGGATAAGATTGATTCTAACTTCCGACTTCCTGGAATTCCAGTCAGATCTTCCAGAAGTGATGAACATAGAAGCCCAAGAGTTCCAGCATTTACTCTCGACGATCTTCCATCGCCATTgtctaaagaaaaaaaaaggcaTGATGACATTTGCGAAGCTAAAACTCAAAGACCTTCTACAAGTAATGAAACAGAAGGTCATGATAGTAGTGATGATATTTACACTGCTGCAACTCAAAAAGCTTCAAAAATTGTCAAACCTGTCACTTCAGATGAGAACATATACGATATGGCAACGCAAAGGCCAATTGATTCTGATGAAGGAACTGATGAGTTAGAAAATGTAACGACTCAACGACTAAACTATAAGTATCCACAATCGAGCAAAGTAACAGACAATCAATCTATTAATGATCTTGAAACACAACCATTTGAtgctgaaaaattgaattcagTTAAAAGAAAGTCTCTTGACGCGTCTATATACAGTGCTTTAACTCAGAAAAACGTACCCGATAATTCAGACAACGAATCTATTGAAGATCTTGAAACACAGCAATTTAATCTCGCAAATAATGTATCAATTCACAGCGCTGCAACGCAGAAAAATGATTATACTAAGTCAAATAGTAAATCAATTGAAGATCTGGAAACTCAAGCATTTGATACCCgaaaatcaagtgtttttaatgGGGATTTAAATGATGTGTCTATCCATAGCGCACCAACTCAGAAAAACGTTTGCAATGAACCAACTGAAACTATTGAGGATTTGGAAACTCAACAAGTAGACATGAGAAAATCGAACAGTTCTAACAATAGTTCACATGATGTATCAATTCATAGTGCTGCTAcgcaaaaaaatgtttctaaaGACTTGAGCAAATCTATGGAAAACTTAGAAACTCAGCAGTTTGACTTGCAAAAAAAGGCGTTGAAAAGAGAATCTTATGATGATTCTATCTACAGTGCCACAACACAGAAAGTTAATAATGAGGCTCCGCAtgaatttatagaaaatgtaGAAACACAAAAATTTGACGCTAATAAACCAGAAAAGTTCGTAGTACCCAGTCCGTTTCAAAGGGAATGTAATAAGTCACTCGATGTTTCCGAAACAGAAAGATGTATACCTGTAGATAATATTCTCGAATCTATAGAAAATATGGAAACACAACACTTTGTGACCACCACTACATCTGAAACATCTACTTCAAATAAAGTAACCGATGAGTCCATTCATGCAGCCGAGATTCTCAAGCTTAGATCTGCCGAGCCAAACAATGAATCCATAGATAATTTAGAAACAGAACAATTTATCAACAAAACAACAAATGAAATAATTGATGAATCCACAGAATCAATGCATCTTGTTGATGAAAGTCCAAGAATTTCTAGTTTATCCTTTACATCTCAAAATACATCACCCGTAGATCTAAAGGATACTAAAGAATCATCATCTAACGCTGGTATTCAAAGAATAGAACAAGAAAATGAGCAAAATAATACTAGTGAAAACCCAAATAATtccaatttacaatttaaagaGCCGTTAGTGTCTTCATCTATTACATATAGTAATACAACCAATACAATAAATGATAAAGAAATCAGTGTATCAAAAAGTGTTGGAAACAATGAGGAAGAAAAGAGTATATTAGAAGGAGAGAACGAAGAAGAAATGTTTTCGCAAAATTTAATTGAAGATTGTCCATTTGCTTTCCTTCCTGAAGAATCAGTTAGTAATAAAAACCAATCATCTACTATATctcaaattgaagaaaaaactaaaataaaagagaacaaaataattaatggTAGCATCTTTAATGCTTCTACAAATACTGAAATCCATAAGTCTGAAGCAGCTGCAAGTAAATCTCACGATATTATTAACGAAAGTGACTCTGAAACTGATGAAGAGGGTGTCTTCACCAATCAGTCATCCAACGAAGATAAATGTAATCAATCTAGTTCTAAGTATACCTCAAAAACCGGGAAAGACGCCGTACCTAACGAAGCAGATTCCGAAACAGATGAAGAAGGTGCTTTCTCTAATCACTTATCTAATCAAAGCGAAGGCGATGTTAAAAATAGTAAACagaataatgataaaattagAGAAAATGATTCGGAAACTGATGAAGAAGGTGTATTTTCAGATCGTATGgttaaagaaaagaaaaaccaATCTTCTTTATCTAAAAAAGACAATAATGTTGACAGTGATGAAGATATTTTTGACAATATACCTGATGACGATGGAAAAACTGAACTTAACGAATCAGTAATTTTATCATCTAAACCTGATAGTTTAATTCATCAAGATTTGATATTTGATGATAACTGTGAAGAAAAAAGCACtatcattaaaaaatctcATACAGCTAATACAAAGTCATTTGAGGATAACAAAATCAATGATATTGAAGTTGACGATCTTGCTTCTACACAGTTAATTAACACTGGCATGACTGATAACTTTTTAGCATCAACGCAAGTAATATCTAAAGAAAAAGATTCGGCGAAAAAGACTGGTGAAAATTTTGATGATCTTGAATTAGTACCGACTCAAAAAATCGTGGACACCCAATATACGGAATCGCAGTTTCCTGCGCAGAATAGTAGTAGACGATCCAATGATCGCTGGAATACAAATAGTACTATTGACTTAGCACCGACCCAAAAACTTACAGACACGCAATTGTGTACGGAATCTCAATTTGCTACTTCAATTAACAAACAATTAAACGATTGTAgcaatgcagtaaataaacttgacttgGCGTCGACCCAAATTATTACAGAGACGCAATCTTGTACAGAATCTCAATTCGCTAAACCAGTTGGCAAACAATTAAATGATAAATGTAACACAGAAAAGAAAGCTGTCGTTGCAGAGACGGCACCTTGCACGGAACTTCAATTAGCTACAGAAATTAATGATGAACTACCAAACGATCTAATAAACAGAAACGCTGACATTGAAGATTTAGAATGTAAAAATGCTCCAACTAAAGATAGCAATGATTTAGAACAGAAGTTGTCACTTAGCCAATCAAAACGACAACTAGAAGAATTAGAAATTACTTGTAACAAAAAAGTGAAGACTACTGATGATGCACAGAATGTACAATCAGACCTGTTTGATAATGTAGAAAAAGATTTAGGCGAAATGTTTGAAGGGCCTGAAAATAAACCATCAGAAGTAGACCAGTCAGCATTGCTAACACAGCAGTTGGAAAATATTTTGGAATCTAGTCAAAATGATGACAGTTTTGTAACCGATTTGAATGAGTCGAAACCATCTCCAACGCTCAGCTCTGGAAGAATTTCCAAAACTAAAAATCGTCGCAGAGCAATGCTCCTTGGAAAAGCTGACCCTCTTAGTCCACTAGTAAAACCAGTAATTAATCTCAACGATACTATTGAgagaaatttgaataaattatttgacgACAATGTCAATAATATGAAGGCGTACGAAACTGACGAAATGATGACACAACAGTTAAAGAGCATTCTTCAATCGCAAGATGACCATCATATGACAAACAATGAAGATATTACAGTAACGAAATCGCCAGTTTTGAGCAAGACTtgcgagaagaagaaaaatcgatTAAGCCTGTCAGTGAATCTTAATGCTTCGTCGACTTCTAAGAAACAAGCAAAACAGCAAACACCAAAACCATCATGTGTGCAACCAAGTTCAAGCAATAAAACTGTAGAGTTGCAAGAAGCCGACGAATACTTAGCGAATCTCAAATCCAACAAAACACGCAACGCCACAGATACTCTATCCGATGAAGAACGAATCCATTCTCAGTCATCCACTGATAACGAAAGGGAAATCGTATACAAGCGCGGAATGATAGGTTTCTCCTCTACGATGCGACCAGTAAGTACCAAAGAACCAGTAGCGCTCTTAGAACTAAAAGGTAGAAGCTTTACAAGTGACAGTCAGTCTGACGGTGATGAGTCCAGTATCCTCGGCCATACAAAACGCTTTAGTTTGAGTCTGTCAAAGCATGTAGATCTAAACTCGTCGCTGTCCTCGTTGAGCGATCAAGAGGTAGGAAAAAAACTTACTGCAAAGCCATCGACACTGTCGCTGAAGAGAACAGGTAATAAACATCCTTCTAGTTCTTCAAATCACCCAAAGAGGGTACTCGCACGAGGAACTCGTGGCTTCACGAGCGAATTGCAGCCGATCGAGAGCGAAGATCTTGTCTCAGCTGCGTCGACTGAGAGCGACGAGGAACTACGAAGCCTTCCCACCACCAGCAAAAAGGTCTGTACAACCAAACTTTATCGTAAGGTAACCGTAAACTTAACTAAGCTCTCGCCGACGACGGTCGCCAAAATAACGTCGAAAATACCAACGAGTGAGAAGGGCTCGGACCCCGACAGCGATGACAGTGAGTTTCTTAAAAGCATGCCTTCCATCAAAATAGCCGGTACTGTGGATTGTCCGCCGACGGATTCACAGCTAGCCGCGCCTAGCGACCCCGAGGACGATGACGACAGTCTTAAGGTCCCTTCGCCCGTAGATATTGTTATACCGCCCAAGTGGAACTGGTATCTCCAAAAACGTTACGATCTTGTATACAAGAAGAACGCAGTTAAATCTCTTAAGAGGACTCCTAAAAAGGATAAAGATGAAAATCAATCAGATTCACCTTCACTTCAGAAGCATGAAGCCAAGATATTGAGCGTCGACGAGATTCTAGCGGAGATCGATGCAAATAGGCCTATTGGCAGAAAACGCATTTTGGTTACTCCGAAGCAACGCAGGACAAGAAGAAGATCCGCAAGTGACTCAGATGAGAACAACGTCGTCGAAAAGACCGTAAATACGAGATCGAAGCAGGCTCAAAGCTCAACTCAAGTCAAAGGGAAAACCAACAGTACACCAGACCAGTCACCGAAATTTGACATTGAAATGGTGAAGGGAAACGAGAACAGCTCGTTCAGCAAAGCTCAGAGAGACAACAGCGACTCTGAGTCGGAGTCGAGCATCATACCTAAATTCACGCCACTGCCACAATTCAATCTTAACGTGAACTATGTCGATTCCGATTCAGACTCGGAGTTTGAGCAGATGCGCCTGGCCTGCAAGCGTACTTTGGCAAAACCGAGCACCTATGCTCCTCTAGTACGAAGCTCCAGAGGTGGCCGAATACCGAGGGCGAAGCGGACCAGCGAGAAAACCTCCCCTGTTTTAACGAGACGACGGCATCAAAGTGCGTTAAGCAAATGCAATTCACTGAACGTAACGCATACCGACAACGATCGAAAAGCCGAGATCTTGTGCGAAGCTGGGACTGTTGATCAAAGTGCCTTTGTTTTTCAGGAGGCCGGCGACAGTTCCAAAGCAGAAGGGGTGCCGAAAACAATCCAGTCAAGGATGTCAAGCCTGACGATTATTCGGACTAAACGCTCCGTGGCTTCGGACGTGGACGACGCGCAGAATCGACCCCCCAAGCGCTCCAAAACTACACCTGTGGACGAGGAGCGCCCCAAGCTTCAGCAGCTTTCGGTACTTATATCCCCGCTAAGCAACAAACCCCTTGCAAAACGTTTCTTTGGTCGCTTTAACATCCCTGATGCTAACCAGTCGTCCAATTTTAAACAGCCGGCTCCAGTCAGCGTCGCCGATCCGGACAAGAAGAGGGTCAGTAAGGTGCCTAAGACACTGGACAGCTTCGTGGTCAATTACAACTCAAAGAATATAACGGACTCGTCCGACACATCGGCGATCGAGAATAGCGTTGTCGAGGAAACGCAGAATGAGAAGAGCAATAGATCGCAAACTAGAGGCAGAGCTGCGGCGGCGAACAGAAAGAAAACGAAGCATGAGGCGCTGACCGTACACAGTAACAATTCTAGCAAAGAGAATCTTGTGGTGGAGAATTCCGACGTCGAAAGCGCTCCGTATACGTCAAAAGCTCGAAATATAAGGCTAAAAAGAAACCTAAATATTACAGACCCATctgtaattaaaaatagtaGTAAGGATGAAATATCAAATAGCAGCGTCGAAAGTGAtagtaaaacaaaaaaaagaggtCGAGCTACTCGACAAAAGAAAGCTATGTCGGTAAAAGAGCCGGTCGTAACTAAAAAAGTAGCTACTATTATACAAGATTCAGATGCAGAAGAATCAGATGAATCGGAATTCCTTAAAAAGGAGTCTAAAAATAAGTTAGTTGAGACTATTAAATCGTCTCATTCGGGGAAATCAAATAattcaaaagttattgaagCAGAATCTCAAAAtgaaaaggaaaaagatgTCGAACAAATGATTTCAGGCAAATCGAATAAAAGTGACGTTAATGTTACTAAAAGTAAGCGAACTCGACGCGTTAAAGAATCagatttagaaaaaaaggATAGCTCATTGGATGCTGTTAGTAAGAaaattaatactcgaactagGCGAGGCATAAAAGTCGATAATTCAAGTTTAGAAGAGTCAAGTAGTTCTGACAGTGCAGCTACAAAGGGGAATAAAAGTGATCAAGATAAAAATGTGAAAGAATcagttttagaaaaatttaatgCTGATGTTAATAAAACAAGTAAAAATAGACAAATTAAACAAGCAGATGCAATCAAAATTAAATCCAACGTAGAAGAGTCACATGAGGATGAAGTGACATTGGATTCGGATTTAGGAATACCAGATCCATCAACTAAACCAAGTAGAAGTAGTCGCGCTACAAAAACAAATGTCACTCTTAATAAAGGAACAAGGAGTAGAAAAGCAAACGCGCGTGATCAGTCGTCAGATTCAGTATTTTCAGAAAGCGATGCTGAAAAAGATAGAAACGTATCTTTGGCAAATAAAAGTAGTAGTTCTCGCCCAGTGAGACAAACAAGGGCGCGTAAGGCGTCTACAAACGTAAGCACGGTTGATACTCCTTCGTCAGAAGAATCGCAAGAAATAGCCGAAATCCTGCAAAACAGTAGCGGAGAAGAAGCAAACAGAAGTCGGAAACGTAATGCACGCAGAGCAAAAAATACCCCGAACAGTTCTGAAGACACCCAGGATTCTGAAAGCAATAACACCCAGGAAGATAATGTTTTTGAAAGACCAGTGAGTAGACCGAAGCGTGCTAGGCTCGTTAAATCAACCAAAAATAAGTCATCGTCGCAAAACAATTTACCCGTCGACGAAGAAATAAGAACACGTTCGCCGCAGCAATCCTCCACATCTCAAAAAAGAACACCAAGTCCAAATCTACCAGTTACACCTTCCCGATCAACGCCATCAAGAAACAGAAGAACAATGTCTATGTCACCTATGAAAGGAGCTTCTTACAAAGTACTTTTCACCGGAGAGAGATCTGAAGTTCATCGTAAAATTGTCGCCAAACTAG GCGGTTCGGAAATGGAAGATCCAGAAAAATGTTCCATTTTGGTAACCGATAAAGTACGAAGAACATACAAATTTCTTTGTTGTCTGGCACAAGGAATTCCTATTGTTTCGGTGGCTTGGCTAAATGACAGTGGAAAGGCTCACCGTTTTCTAAACTGGGAAAATTATGTTTTGCAAGATCCGACTGCTGAAGCAAAGTTCAAGTTCAAACTGAAAGAAAGTTTAGAGAAAGCATCAACTCACAGACTATTGGAAGGATATACGGTGCTTATAACGCCACGTATCACCCAACCTCCAGTCGCTGAATTAAAGG GTATGGTAATATCCAGTGGAGGAAAGCCTCTTGTCAAACCTACAACAAAGTGGCAAGAAAATACTGTTATAATTACAAAGGAAGATGACTTACAAAATGCGAAGAAATTCATGGCTAAAGCTCCAAAATCAGTAACCATGCACTCCACAGAATTTATCTTAACAGGAATTCTAAGGCAAGAATTAAGCCTAGAAGAATTTAAATTAACAGTTTAA